A DNA window from Hydrogenophaga taeniospiralis contains the following coding sequences:
- a CDS encoding mannose-1-phosphate guanylyltransferase/mannose-6-phosphate isomerase — MLHRTIITPVILCGGAGTRLWPLSRKSLPKQFVPLIGGKSLLQLTLERVRPLGPNLMVVTAEGHRFMVADALQRSPGAAQVILEPVARNTAAAMALAALLSAQNGEPEALLLFCPSDHHIPDAVAFVSTVEQGVPAAESGAIVTFGIVPSSPSTAYGYIEHGASRAGQALAVERFIEKPNADKALQLLLSGQVLWNAGIFLCRASALLQALQQHAPDILASCREALPAPVDPATAEPGTHWVAPLPGAFAACRSQSIDYAVMEHHAHVAVVPYTGAWSDVGSWNAVAELTPADAEGNRVQGQGFVPLSRDTYIHAPHRPVVALGTQNLFIIDTPDALLVAHRDCAEQVKDVVAQLESLECAQAVIHRKVARPWGWYDSIDIGERFQVKRIGVKPGAALSLQKHHHRAEHWIVVKGTAEVTRGRETFLLSENQSTYIPIGELHRLRNPGKLELEMIEVQSGSYLGEDDIVRLEDTYGRVPATQ; from the coding sequence ATGCTGCACCGCACCATCATCACCCCTGTCATCCTCTGCGGCGGCGCCGGCACCCGGCTCTGGCCGCTGAGCCGCAAGAGCCTGCCCAAGCAGTTCGTGCCCCTGATCGGCGGCAAGAGCCTGCTGCAGCTCACGCTGGAGCGCGTGCGCCCGCTCGGCCCCAACCTCATGGTCGTCACCGCCGAAGGCCACCGCTTCATGGTGGCCGACGCGCTGCAAAGATCGCCCGGTGCGGCCCAGGTGATCCTGGAGCCCGTGGCGCGCAACACCGCCGCTGCCATGGCGCTCGCCGCCCTGCTGTCGGCGCAGAACGGCGAACCCGAGGCCCTGCTGCTCTTCTGCCCGTCCGACCACCACATCCCCGACGCCGTGGCCTTCGTCAGCACCGTCGAGCAGGGCGTGCCAGCGGCCGAAAGCGGCGCCATCGTCACCTTCGGCATCGTGCCGAGCTCCCCGAGCACCGCCTATGGCTACATCGAGCACGGTGCCTCCCGGGCCGGCCAGGCCCTGGCGGTTGAGCGCTTCATCGAAAAGCCCAACGCCGACAAGGCCCTACAGCTGCTGCTGAGCGGCCAGGTCCTGTGGAACGCGGGCATCTTTCTGTGCCGCGCCAGCGCCCTGCTGCAGGCCCTGCAGCAACACGCGCCGGACATCCTGGCCAGTTGCCGCGAAGCCCTGCCCGCGCCGGTCGATCCGGCCACCGCCGAACCCGGCACGCACTGGGTGGCACCGCTGCCCGGCGCCTTCGCCGCCTGCCGTTCGCAAAGCATCGACTACGCCGTCATGGAACACCATGCCCATGTGGCGGTGGTGCCCTACACCGGCGCCTGGAGCGACGTCGGCAGCTGGAACGCCGTGGCCGAGCTCACGCCCGCCGACGCCGAAGGCAACCGCGTCCAGGGCCAGGGCTTCGTCCCGCTCTCGCGCGACACCTACATCCACGCGCCCCACCGCCCGGTGGTCGCGCTCGGCACCCAGAACCTGTTCATCATCGACACGCCCGATGCCCTGCTGGTGGCCCACCGCGACTGCGCCGAACAGGTGAAAGACGTGGTGGCCCAGCTGGAGAGCCTGGAGTGCGCGCAGGCCGTGATCCACCGCAAGGTGGCCCGCCCCTGGGGCTGGTACGACAGCATCGACATCGGCGAGCGCTTCCAGGTCAAGCGCATCGGCGTCAAGCCCGGCGCCGCGCTCAGCCTGCAAAAGCACCACCACCGCGCCGAACACTGGATCGTCGTCAAGGGCACGGCCGAAGTCACCCGCGGCCGCGAGACCTTCCTGCTGTCGGAAAACCAGTCCACCTACATCCCCATCGGCGAGCTGCACCGCCTGCGCAACCCCGGCAAGCTGGAGCTGGAAATGATCGAAGTGCAGTCCGGCAGCTACCTCGGGGAAGACGACATCGTCCGCCTCGAAGACACCTATGGCCGTGTGCCGGCCACCCAGTGA
- the gmd gene encoding GDP-mannose 4,6-dehydratase produces MTKNPTPPHTPKVALITGVTGQDGSYLAELLLEKGYTVHGIKRRSSQFNTQRVDHIYQDPHIDNARFHLHHGDLSDSSNLIRIVQETQPDEIYNLGAQSHVAVSFDSPEYTADVDALGTLRLLEAIRILGLEKKTRFYQASTSELYGLVQEIPQTETTPFYPRSPYAVAKLYAYWIVVNYREAYGLYACNGILFNHESPRRGETFVTRKITRGLAHIAQGLEDCLYMGNLDSLRDWGHAKDYVRMQWMMLQQERPQDFVIATGVQYSVRQFIDMAARELGVTLRFEGEGVNEQAIVQAVEGDKAPALQPGDVLVKVDPRYFRPTEVETLLGDPSKAKTELGWVPQIALREMVTEMVAADLADAQRHALLKTHGYATAMAAEH; encoded by the coding sequence ATGACCAAGAACCCAACCCCCCCCCACACGCCCAAAGTCGCCCTCATCACCGGCGTGACCGGGCAGGACGGCTCCTACCTGGCCGAGCTGCTGCTCGAAAAGGGCTACACCGTGCACGGCATCAAGCGCCGCAGCAGCCAGTTCAACACCCAACGCGTGGACCACATCTACCAGGACCCGCACATCGACAACGCGCGCTTCCACCTGCACCACGGCGACCTGAGCGACAGCAGCAACCTGATCCGCATCGTGCAGGAAACCCAGCCCGACGAGATCTACAACCTGGGCGCGCAAAGCCATGTGGCCGTGAGCTTCGACAGCCCCGAATACACCGCCGACGTGGACGCCCTGGGCACGCTGCGCCTGCTCGAAGCCATCCGCATCCTCGGGCTGGAGAAAAAGACCCGCTTCTACCAGGCCAGCACCTCCGAGTTGTATGGCCTGGTGCAGGAGATCCCGCAGACGGAAACCACCCCCTTCTACCCCCGCAGCCCCTACGCCGTGGCCAAGCTCTATGCCTACTGGATCGTGGTGAACTACCGCGAGGCCTACGGCCTGTACGCCTGCAACGGCATCCTGTTCAACCACGAGAGCCCGCGCCGCGGCGAAACCTTCGTCACCCGCAAGATCACGCGCGGCCTGGCCCACATCGCCCAGGGTCTGGAGGACTGCCTGTACATGGGCAACCTCGATTCGCTGCGCGACTGGGGCCACGCCAAAGACTACGTGCGCATGCAATGGATGATGCTGCAGCAGGAGCGGCCGCAGGACTTCGTCATCGCCACCGGTGTGCAGTACAGCGTGCGCCAGTTCATCGACATGGCCGCCCGGGAACTGGGCGTCACCCTGCGCTTTGAGGGCGAAGGCGTGAACGAGCAGGCCATCGTGCAGGCCGTCGAGGGTGACAAGGCCCCGGCGCTCCAACCCGGCGACGTGCTCGTGAAGGTGGACCCGCGCTACTTCCGCCCCACCGAAGTGGAAACCCTGCTGGGTGACCCGTCCAAAGCCAAGACCGAGCTGGGCTGGGTGCCGCAGATCGCACTGCGGGAGATGGTGACGGAGATGGTGGCCGCCGATCTGGCCGACGCCCAGCGCCACGCCCTGCTCAAGACCCATGGCTACGCCACCGCCATGGCCGCCGAACACTGA
- a CDS encoding lipopolysaccharide biosynthesis protein, whose product MSVPHPLRTPAVGLSSIARRIASGAGAYGYAQAVSIGTQLVSLPLFLHHWDMATYGAWLALTALPFYLSLADAGISTASSNQMIGLITQGQKARAAEVFQSAVAFLTSVSLLILLIVGATLLLLPTTALEVPQWKAVLMLLSISVVLGLFCSLAEVIYKATGGYAAGTYLVTTGRLVEWAGGLTGLVLTQSFIGVAASALLARLGYTLLCLWLSQRRTDFLRWGVRRASLADIKQAAAPGALFLSLSLTNALSLQGFTLLVAATLGPAATAVFNTYRTVARIVVQVTNALSNPLWPELTALKGQRDDGAFWKLYRRANRLGLAIAAAGALLVYGVSPWLLDLWTHGQIPFTATSMALFLGYAAVCSATQVPRVVLMSINRHAGLAAQSLLAAVVSLVVAWLVWGSAGMAGVVGAMLLGEALVWLTAMRAVRRLRSTKTVS is encoded by the coding sequence ATGTCTGTCCCACACCCCTTGCGCACGCCTGCCGTCGGTCTCTCGTCCATCGCCCGGCGCATCGCCTCGGGCGCGGGCGCGTACGGCTATGCGCAGGCGGTCAGCATCGGCACGCAGCTGGTGTCGCTGCCGCTGTTCCTGCACCACTGGGACATGGCCACCTACGGCGCCTGGCTGGCCCTCACGGCACTGCCCTTCTACCTGTCGCTGGCCGACGCCGGTATCTCCACCGCGTCGAGCAACCAGATGATCGGCCTGATCACACAGGGCCAGAAGGCGCGGGCGGCCGAGGTGTTTCAGAGCGCCGTGGCCTTTCTGACCTCCGTCTCGCTGCTGATCCTGCTGATCGTCGGCGCCACCCTGCTGCTGCTGCCCACCACCGCGCTGGAAGTCCCGCAGTGGAAGGCGGTGCTCATGCTGCTGTCCATCAGCGTGGTGCTCGGCCTGTTCTGCAGCCTGGCCGAAGTGATCTACAAGGCCACCGGCGGTTACGCCGCCGGCACCTACCTGGTCACCACCGGCCGCCTGGTCGAGTGGGCCGGCGGCCTGACCGGTCTGGTGCTCACCCAGAGTTTCATAGGGGTCGCCGCCTCGGCGCTGCTGGCCCGTCTGGGCTACACGCTGCTCTGCCTCTGGCTGAGCCAGCGGCGCACCGACTTTCTGCGCTGGGGCGTGCGGCGCGCCAGCCTGGCCGACATCAAACAGGCCGCGGCGCCAGGCGCGCTGTTCCTCTCGCTCTCGCTGACCAACGCGCTGAGCCTGCAAGGCTTCACCCTGCTGGTGGCGGCCACCCTGGGCCCGGCCGCCACCGCCGTGTTCAACACCTACCGCACCGTCGCGCGGATCGTGGTGCAGGTCACCAACGCCCTGAGCAATCCGCTGTGGCCCGAGCTCACCGCGCTCAAGGGACAGCGGGACGACGGCGCCTTCTGGAAGCTCTACCGCCGGGCCAACCGCCTGGGCCTGGCCATCGCCGCGGCCGGTGCGCTGCTGGTGTACGGGGTCTCGCCCTGGCTGCTGGACCTCTGGACCCATGGCCAGATTCCTTTCACCGCCACCAGCATGGCGCTGTTCCTGGGCTATGCGGCCGTGTGTTCGGCCACCCAGGTCCCGCGCGTCGTGCTCATGTCCATCAACCGCCACGCCGGCCTGGCCGCGCAGAGCCTGCTGGCCGCCGTGGTCTCGCTGGTGGTGGCGTGGCTGGTCTGGGGCAGCGCCGGCATGGCGGGTGTGGTCGGCGCCATGTTGCTGGGCGAAGCCCTGGTCTGGCTCACCGCCATGCGCGCCGTGCGCCGCCTGCGCTCAACGAAAACCGTCTCATGA
- the wbaP gene encoding undecaprenyl-phosphate galactose phosphotransferase WbaP — translation MARARTHPQETLERHAPAEGGPGTVVPLYNEHDLARSLAPWANLARRQQEVKVWLVFTDLAVLAFCFIAGRLPAWLRDEMSLSQAMNVWWATNGHLRITLFAAVALTMVSWMWTVQGHYTAHRRKPWWDEARQMIQVIVLAALLDAMVMYLAKWPLSRLWTGATWGLVLVCLPLARLAVRTGLLRAGLLTQPYVLIGHPDDVEKAAAALASEPLLGYRPVAVVCPDPGARLVNLGGGQMAAPTALTPGVRAFLARPGPHQLVGVLGIRDNNWLRELAQELMLTRDDLVMVPALGGLPIYGMEVSHFFSHEVLLLRARNNLNRRGPQVLKRALDIVGAAALLVLLAPLFAWVAWRIKRDDAGPVFFVQKRVGVDGQLFDFIKFRSMVMDADGALERWKTENEKLYVQYLASNFKLANDPRITPIGHFIRRTSIDELPQLINVLKGDMSLVGPRPLLARELGEYGKSIAAYGKARPGITGLWQISGRSASTFQHRINMDLWYVRNWSLWYDLVIMLRTVRVVLRQEGAC, via the coding sequence ATGGCCCGCGCACGCACCCATCCACAAGAGACGCTAGAGAGGCACGCGCCGGCCGAAGGCGGCCCGGGCACCGTCGTCCCTCTCTACAACGAACACGACCTGGCCCGCAGCCTGGCCCCCTGGGCCAACCTCGCCCGGCGCCAGCAGGAGGTGAAAGTCTGGCTGGTGTTCACCGACCTGGCCGTGCTCGCGTTCTGCTTCATCGCCGGGCGGCTGCCCGCGTGGCTTCGCGACGAGATGAGCCTCTCGCAGGCCATGAACGTCTGGTGGGCCACCAATGGCCACCTGCGCATCACGCTGTTCGCCGCCGTTGCCCTGACCATGGTGAGCTGGATGTGGACCGTGCAGGGCCACTACACGGCCCACCGCCGAAAGCCCTGGTGGGACGAAGCGCGCCAGATGATCCAGGTCATCGTGCTCGCGGCGCTGCTCGACGCCATGGTCATGTACCTCGCCAAGTGGCCGCTCTCGCGCCTGTGGACCGGCGCCACCTGGGGCCTCGTGCTCGTCTGCCTGCCGCTGGCGCGCCTGGCCGTGCGCACCGGCTTGCTGCGCGCCGGCCTGCTGACCCAGCCCTACGTGCTCATCGGCCACCCCGACGACGTTGAAAAAGCCGCCGCCGCCCTGGCCAGCGAGCCGCTGCTGGGCTACCGGCCCGTGGCCGTGGTCTGCCCGGACCCCGGCGCGCGACTGGTCAACCTCGGGGGCGGCCAGATGGCCGCGCCCACCGCGCTCACCCCGGGTGTGCGCGCGTTCCTCGCCCGGCCCGGGCCCCACCAGCTGGTGGGCGTTCTCGGCATCCGCGACAACAACTGGCTGCGCGAACTGGCGCAGGAGCTCATGCTCACCCGCGACGACCTGGTCATGGTGCCCGCGCTCGGCGGCCTGCCCATCTACGGCATGGAGGTCTCGCACTTCTTCAGCCACGAAGTGCTGCTGCTGCGCGCCCGCAACAACCTCAACCGGCGCGGCCCGCAAGTGCTCAAACGCGCGCTCGACATCGTGGGCGCCGCCGCCCTGCTGGTGCTGCTCGCGCCGCTGTTTGCCTGGGTCGCGTGGCGCATCAAGCGCGACGACGCCGGCCCCGTGTTCTTCGTGCAAAAGCGCGTGGGGGTGGACGGCCAGCTGTTCGACTTCATCAAGTTCCGCAGCATGGTGATGGACGCCGACGGCGCCCTGGAGCGCTGGAAGACCGAAAACGAAAAGCTCTACGTGCAGTACCTGGCCAGCAACTTCAAGCTCGCCAACGACCCGCGCATCACCCCCATCGGCCATTTCATCCGCCGCACCAGCATCGACGAGCTGCCCCAGCTCATCAACGTGCTCAAGGGCGACATGAGCCTGGTGGGACCGCGCCCGCTGCTGGCCCGCGAACTGGGCGAGTACGGCAAGAGCATCGCCGCCTACGGCAAGGCCCGCCCCGGCATCACCGGCCTGTGGCAGATCAGCGGGCGCAGCGCCAGCACCTTCCAGCACCGCATCAACATGGACCTCTGGTACGTGCGCAACTGGTCGCTCTGGTACGACCTCGTGATCATGCTGCGCACCGTGCGCGTGGTGCTCAGGCAAGAAGGCGCCTGCTGA
- the fcl gene encoding GDP-L-fucose synthase has product MSAYPKIYIAGHRGLVGSAIVRQLVANGHPLDRIVGRTRDELNLTDQAAVRAFFAREKPDQVYLAAAKVGGIYANNTYPAEFIYDNLMVQANVVDAAFLNGVRKLLFLGSSCIYPKLAPQPMAEGALMQGPLEPTNEPYAMAKIAGIKLCESYNRQYGASHGVDYRSVMPTNLYGPGDNYHPENSHVIPALIRRFHEAKEEGAPQVVIWGTGTPRREFLYVDDMAAACVHVMELPKSAYDACTSPMQSHINVGFGEDVTIAELARRVGEAVGYEGEIVFDTSKPDGTPRKLLDSDKLLGMGWTPRVDLRKGLARAYADFQKRHVAVAVAA; this is encoded by the coding sequence ATGAGCGCTTATCCCAAAATCTACATTGCCGGGCACCGCGGCCTGGTGGGCTCCGCCATCGTGCGCCAACTCGTGGCCAACGGCCATCCGCTGGACCGCATCGTCGGCCGCACCCGCGACGAGCTCAACCTGACGGACCAGGCGGCCGTGCGCGCCTTCTTTGCCCGCGAGAAGCCCGACCAGGTCTATCTCGCGGCGGCCAAGGTCGGCGGCATCTACGCCAACAACACCTACCCGGCCGAGTTCATCTACGACAACCTCATGGTGCAGGCCAACGTGGTGGACGCCGCGTTCCTCAATGGGGTGCGCAAGCTGCTGTTCCTGGGCTCCAGCTGCATCTACCCCAAGCTCGCGCCGCAGCCCATGGCCGAGGGCGCGCTGATGCAAGGCCCGCTGGAGCCCACCAACGAGCCCTACGCCATGGCCAAGATCGCCGGCATCAAGCTCTGCGAGAGCTACAACCGCCAATACGGCGCCAGTCACGGCGTGGACTACCGCAGCGTGATGCCGACCAACCTGTATGGCCCGGGCGACAACTACCACCCCGAAAACAGCCACGTCATCCCCGCGCTGATCCGCCGCTTCCACGAAGCCAAGGAAGAGGGCGCACCCCAGGTGGTCATCTGGGGCACCGGCACGCCGCGGCGCGAGTTCCTGTACGTGGACGATATGGCCGCCGCCTGCGTGCATGTGATGGAGCTGCCCAAGAGCGCGTACGACGCCTGCACCTCCCCCATGCAAAGCCACATCAACGTCGGCTTCGGTGAGGACGTGACCATCGCCGAGCTGGCCCGCCGCGTGGGCGAAGCCGTGGGCTACGAAGGCGAGATCGTGTTCGACACCAGCAAACCCGACGGCACGCCGCGCAAGCTGCTGGACAGCGACAAGCTGCTCGGCATGGGCTGGACACCGCGCGTGGACCTGCGCAAAGGCCTGGCCCGCGCCTACGCCGACTTCCAGAAACGCCACGTTGCCGTCGCCGTTGCCGCATGA